One window of Mesorhizobium sp. WSM4904 genomic DNA carries:
- a CDS encoding Ku protein: MAPRPAWKGYLKLSLVTCAIELTNVVTHAGKVSFRILNRKTGNTVRRIYVDAETGKPLDEGDEIKGYEVSDGEFVHIEEDEIEAVEIESSHTMNLDGFVEKSSIEQIYLDTPYYVSPADEVSQEAFAVIRDAMAAKKMAGLARVVLYQRERPVAIEPLGKGMVLTTLRYDDTVRQPETVFDDIEATRTDDEMIDLAEHIIDQKKTKFDPSKFDDRYEDALLELIRAKKAGKKAPKAKAPAKPSNVVNLFDALKKSLNAEGGGKAGKSSSKARPARAKAKASAAGHNRHGSRKSA; the protein is encoded by the coding sequence ATGGCACCGCGCCCCGCCTGGAAGGGCTATCTGAAACTGTCGCTGGTCACTTGCGCCATCGAGCTGACCAACGTCGTCACCCATGCCGGGAAGGTTTCGTTCCGCATCCTCAACCGCAAGACCGGCAACACCGTCAGACGCATCTATGTCGACGCCGAAACGGGCAAGCCATTGGACGAAGGCGACGAGATCAAGGGCTACGAGGTGAGCGACGGCGAGTTCGTCCATATCGAGGAAGATGAGATCGAGGCCGTTGAGATCGAGTCCTCGCATACGATGAACCTCGACGGCTTCGTCGAGAAATCCTCGATCGAGCAGATCTATCTCGACACGCCCTACTATGTTTCGCCGGCGGACGAGGTGTCGCAAGAGGCTTTCGCCGTCATCCGCGACGCGATGGCGGCGAAGAAGATGGCCGGCCTCGCGCGCGTCGTGCTCTATCAGCGCGAACGCCCGGTGGCGATCGAGCCGCTCGGCAAGGGCATGGTGCTGACGACCCTGCGCTACGACGACACGGTGCGCCAGCCCGAAACGGTCTTCGACGACATCGAGGCAACCAGGACCGATGACGAGATGATCGATCTTGCAGAGCACATCATCGACCAGAAAAAGACGAAGTTCGACCCTTCAAAGTTCGACGACCGCTACGAGGACGCGCTGCTCGAGCTGATCCGCGCCAAGAAGGCGGGCAAGAAGGCGCCCAAGGCCAAGGCGCCGGCGAAGCCGTCCAATGTGGTCAATCTGTTCGACGCGCTGAAGAAGAGCCTGAACGCGGAAGGCGGCGGGAAAGCCGGCAAATCTTCATCGAAAGCGCGGCCGGCGCGGGCCAAGGCCAAGGCTTCCGCTGCCGGTCACAATCGGCATGGAAGCCGCAAATCCGCATAG
- the ligD gene encoding DNA ligase D: MASLEQYHAKRDFRKTTEPSGKLPRHKKGEAGGIYVIQKHAATRLHYDFRLEHDGVLWSWAVTRGPSLDPHEKRLAVHVEDHPIDYASFEGTIPKGEYGGGSVIVWDDGRWVPEGDPAEGMKKGHIGFELQGYKLHGRWHLVRLKPRRGEKRDNWLLIKADDAAARPGEDILEDEPQSVKSGLTVEEVGEGKAARGAKPKVWHSDRPAAAKAKAGHSRRLEFIEPQLATLEKNAPSGDEWLHEVKFDGYRIQAQIAGSDVRLLTRAGLDWTKKFEGPVTAALAGLKCRDAVFDGEIVVLADNGVSSFPLLQAALSAGRADRFIYYVFDLMRLDGKDLRREPLVERKQVLAELLGEQPQDSALRFSDHFHEPGKVMLEHVCRMGLEGVVSKRADAPYRSGRGLTWVKSKCTLRQEFVIGGYLPSDKTGRGLRSLLVGYFEGGKLHYAGRVGTGFSGKVMAGLKKKLDGIEAKQSPFSTAVPKGKGLTWVKPELVGEVEFRSWTSDRIIRHASFQGLREDKPAEEVVQEKPKQAGGKAEAKSGGGRTAPKTAAGTATTSIKLSHPDKLLWPDEKVSKQDLLDHYALVWPRMQQFVVNRPLSLVRAPDGIHGQRFFQKHASPGMSDKIARMKDPTDGEEILFIKDFDGLAALVQYGVVEVHIWGSTIDELEKPDQIIFDLDPDEGVDVSRVREAALDIHRQLDELSLPNLVKTSGGKGYHVLVPLKASADWDEVKDFAHDFARALEQASPDRYTATLSKKARTDKIFVDYLRNSRGATTVAPYSSRAKKSATISMPVTWPELEKGLPPNAFPLGDETTLSELKKADPWKDFFKLGKVLKRG; encoded by the coding sequence ATGGCCAGCCTCGAGCAATATCATGCCAAGCGCGATTTCCGCAAAACCACGGAGCCTTCCGGCAAACTGCCTCGGCACAAGAAAGGCGAGGCCGGCGGCATCTACGTCATCCAGAAACACGCCGCCACCCGCCTCCACTATGATTTCCGGCTCGAGCATGACGGCGTGCTGTGGAGCTGGGCGGTGACGCGCGGCCCGAGCCTCGATCCGCATGAGAAGCGGCTGGCCGTGCATGTCGAGGACCATCCGATCGACTATGCCTCGTTCGAGGGCACAATTCCGAAGGGCGAGTATGGCGGCGGCTCGGTCATCGTCTGGGACGACGGTCGCTGGGTCCCGGAAGGCGATCCCGCCGAAGGCATGAAGAAAGGCCATATCGGCTTCGAGCTCCAGGGCTACAAGCTGCATGGACGCTGGCATCTGGTCAGGCTGAAACCCCGCCGCGGCGAAAAGCGCGACAACTGGCTGTTGATCAAGGCCGACGATGCCGCCGCCCGTCCCGGCGAGGATATCCTCGAGGACGAGCCGCAATCGGTGAAATCCGGCCTCACCGTCGAGGAGGTCGGCGAAGGCAAGGCGGCCAGGGGCGCGAAGCCGAAGGTCTGGCATTCCGACAGACCGGCCGCCGCCAAGGCAAAGGCCGGTCACTCCAGACGCCTGGAATTCATCGAGCCGCAGCTTGCCACGCTGGAAAAGAATGCGCCTTCCGGCGACGAATGGCTGCACGAGGTGAAATTCGACGGCTACCGCATCCAGGCGCAGATCGCCGGCAGCGATGTCAGGCTGCTGACGCGTGCCGGCCTCGATTGGACGAAGAAATTCGAGGGCCCCGTCACCGCGGCGCTTGCCGGGCTGAAATGCCGCGACGCGGTGTTCGACGGCGAGATCGTCGTGCTGGCCGACAACGGCGTGTCGTCCTTTCCGCTGCTGCAGGCGGCACTTTCGGCCGGCCGCGCCGATCGCTTCATCTACTATGTCTTCGACCTGATGCGGCTCGATGGCAAGGATTTGCGCCGTGAGCCGCTGGTCGAGCGCAAGCAGGTCCTGGCCGAACTGCTCGGCGAGCAGCCGCAGGACTCGGCGCTGCGCTTCAGCGATCATTTTCACGAACCCGGCAAGGTCATGCTGGAGCATGTCTGCCGCATGGGTCTCGAAGGCGTGGTCTCGAAACGCGCCGACGCGCCTTACCGCAGCGGGCGTGGCCTCACCTGGGTGAAGTCGAAATGCACGCTGCGCCAGGAATTCGTCATCGGCGGCTACCTGCCCTCGGACAAGACCGGACGCGGGCTGCGGTCGCTGCTCGTCGGCTATTTCGAAGGCGGCAAGCTGCATTATGCCGGCCGCGTCGGCACAGGCTTTTCCGGCAAGGTGATGGCCGGTCTCAAGAAGAAGCTCGACGGCATCGAGGCGAAGCAGTCGCCTTTCTCCACGGCCGTGCCGAAGGGCAAGGGCCTCACCTGGGTCAAGCCCGAGCTCGTCGGCGAGGTGGAGTTTCGCAGTTGGACATCCGACCGTATAATCCGCCACGCCTCGTTCCAGGGATTGCGTGAGGACAAGCCGGCGGAGGAAGTCGTGCAGGAAAAGCCGAAGCAAGCCGGCGGCAAGGCCGAGGCAAAATCGGGCGGCGGCAGGACCGCGCCGAAAACCGCGGCCGGAACGGCGACTACCTCGATAAAACTTTCGCATCCCGACAAGCTGCTGTGGCCCGACGAAAAGGTCTCCAAGCAGGATCTGCTCGACCACTATGCGCTGGTCTGGCCGCGCATGCAGCAATTCGTCGTCAACCGGCCGCTGAGCCTGGTGCGGGCGCCCGACGGCATCCACGGCCAGCGCTTCTTCCAGAAACATGCCTCGCCGGGCATGAGCGACAAGATCGCCAGGATGAAGGATCCGACCGACGGCGAGGAGATCCTGTTCATCAAGGATTTCGACGGGCTTGCGGCGCTGGTTCAGTATGGCGTGGTCGAGGTCCATATCTGGGGCTCGACCATCGATGAGCTGGAAAAGCCCGACCAGATCATCTTCGACCTCGATCCCGACGAAGGTGTCGACGTCAGCCGCGTGCGCGAGGCGGCGCTCGACATCCACAGGCAGCTCGACGAGCTGTCGTTGCCCAACCTGGTCAAGACCTCCGGCGGCAAGGGCTATCACGTGCTGGTGCCGCTGAAGGCGTCGGCGGACTGGGACGAGGTCAAGGACTTCGCCCATGATTTTGCCCGGGCGCTGGAACAGGCATCGCCCGACCGCTACACGGCAACGCTGTCGAAGAAGGCGCGCACCGACAAGATCTTCGTCGACTATCTGCGCAACAGCCGCGGCGCGACCACGGTCGCGCCCTACTCCTCGCGCGCCAAGAAGTCCGCCACGATATCGATGCCGGTGACCTGGCCGGAGCTTGAAAAGGGCCTGCCGCCCAACGCCTTCCCGCTCGGCGACGAGACGACGCTGAGCGAGCTGAAAAAGGCCGATCCGTGGAAGGATTTCTTCAAGCTGGGCAAGGTGTTGAAGCGCGGGTAA
- a CDS encoding ferritin-like domain-containing protein, producing MGFFSKDIKTLDDLFIHMLRDIYYAEKKIERTLPKMIGLATDPQLKAGFEKHLEQTKGHIDRVEQVFELHGVKAKAVSCPAIDGILEEADEVSADIDDREVLDAALIASAQAVEHYEMTRYGTLIAWAKQLGRSDCANVLAKNLKEEQATDRKLTEMAENRINLLAA from the coding sequence ATGGGTTTCTTTTCGAAAGACATCAAGACGCTGGACGACCTCTTCATCCATATGCTGCGCGACATCTATTATGCCGAGAAAAAGATAGAGCGGACGCTGCCGAAGATGATCGGCTTGGCGACCGATCCGCAGCTGAAGGCCGGCTTCGAAAAACACCTCGAGCAGACCAAGGGTCATATCGATCGCGTCGAGCAGGTGTTCGAGCTGCACGGCGTCAAGGCCAAGGCCGTCAGCTGCCCAGCCATCGACGGCATCCTCGAGGAAGCCGATGAGGTGAGTGCCGATATCGACGACCGGGAGGTTCTCGACGCCGCGCTGATCGCGTCCGCGCAGGCGGTCGAGCACTACGAGATGACACGCTACGGCACGCTGATCGCCTGGGCCAAGCAGCTCGGCCGCAGCGACTGCGCCAACGTGCTGGCCAAGAACCTCAAGGAAGAGCAGGCGACCGACCGCAAGCTCACCGAAATGGCGGAAAACAGGATCAACCTGCTTGCGGCCTGA
- a CDS encoding winged helix-turn-helix domain-containing protein gives MREGPDIARIASLVGDPARANMLNALMGGTALTASELALEAGVSLPTASSHLSKLMDGGLLTLASQGRHRYYGLAGPQVAGMIEAIIGVAEAVGPKRVRPGPRDAAMRVARVCYDHLAGAQAVAMLDRLVDRKVLLRDDNQIRLSPSAVSHFAALGVEIHAKARRPVCRACLDWSVRRTHLAGALGAAILDKVIAEKWARREKDSRAVVFSPKGKQAFERVFLS, from the coding sequence ATGCGTGAAGGACCCGATATCGCCCGCATCGCCAGCCTGGTCGGCGACCCGGCCCGCGCCAACATGCTCAACGCGCTGATGGGCGGCACGGCGCTGACCGCGTCGGAACTGGCGCTGGAGGCCGGCGTGTCGCTGCCTACCGCGTCCTCGCATCTGTCCAAGCTTATGGATGGCGGGCTGCTGACGCTGGCGAGCCAGGGACGCCATCGCTATTACGGCCTCGCCGGCCCGCAGGTGGCGGGCATGATCGAAGCGATCATCGGCGTGGCCGAAGCCGTCGGCCCGAAACGGGTGCGGCCCGGCCCGCGCGACGCGGCCATGCGCGTGGCGCGTGTGTGCTATGACCATCTTGCCGGCGCGCAGGCGGTGGCGATGCTCGACCGCCTCGTCGACAGGAAGGTGCTGCTGCGCGACGACAACCAGATCAGGCTGTCGCCGTCAGCCGTTTCGCATTTCGCCGCGCTCGGCGTCGAGATCCATGCCAAGGCCCGGCGGCCGGTCTGCCGCGCCTGCCTCGACTGGAGCGTGCGGCGCACGCATCTGGCCGGCGCGCTCGGCGCCGCCATCCTCGACAAGGTCATCGCCGAGAAATGGGCGCGGCGCGAGAAGGACAGCCGCGCCGTGGTGTTCTCGCCAAAGGGCAAGCAAGCGTTCGAGAGGGTGTTTCTCTCCTAG
- a CDS encoding YciI family protein, which yields MRYMLLIYNDEAAMANAPKEQTQQTLAAYGAYTEALKKSGAYIAGERLRPTQAATSVRLASGKTNVLDGPYADTKEQLAGFYMIEAADIDTAIEWGARCPASSTGTVEVRPIWEMAEYVAAE from the coding sequence ATGCGATACATGCTTTTGATCTATAATGACGAAGCCGCGATGGCGAACGCTCCGAAAGAGCAAACCCAACAGACCCTCGCGGCCTACGGCGCCTATACCGAGGCGCTCAAGAAATCCGGCGCTTATATCGCCGGCGAGCGGCTGCGTCCGACCCAGGCGGCCACCTCGGTGCGGCTGGCCAGCGGCAAGACCAATGTGCTCGATGGCCCCTATGCCGACACCAAGGAGCAATTGGCGGGCTTCTACATGATCGAGGCGGCCGACATCGACACGGCCATCGAATGGGGTGCGCGCTGCCCCGCGTCCTCCACCGGCACGGTCGAGGTGCGGCCGATCTGGGAAATGGCCGAGTACGTCGCCGCGGAGTGA
- a CDS encoding DUF1850 domain-containing protein translates to MSLCILAGGKTMVLATAAFTLSWTHSVERTRWQEDWNVTSSGLLIVEARVKGSGAGMEPPEGSVLRDGWWVYAPRIGAQPRLVLAASGATGEGWTLCTAEDCRELGKAATDAIMLEPCEGSGKPAP, encoded by the coding sequence GTGAGCCTCTGTATCCTTGCTGGCGGGAAAACGATGGTTCTGGCCACGGCCGCCTTCACGCTGTCCTGGACACATTCGGTGGAGCGGACGCGTTGGCAGGAGGACTGGAATGTGACGTCTTCGGGTCTACTGATCGTCGAAGCGCGCGTCAAAGGCTCCGGCGCCGGCATGGAGCCGCCCGAGGGCTCAGTGCTGCGGGACGGCTGGTGGGTCTATGCGCCGCGGATCGGCGCTCAGCCGCGCCTTGTGCTTGCGGCTTCCGGCGCGACCGGGGAAGGCTGGACGCTGTGCACGGCCGAAGATTGCAGGGAGCTGGGCAAGGCGGCAACGGATGCGATTATGCTCGAACCTTGCGAGGGCTCGGGCAAGCCGGCGCCATGA
- a CDS encoding TAXI family TRAP transporter solute-binding subunit: MLDFRTKFVAAGALALSLGLGAMSAGAQEFINVLTGGTSGVYYPLGVALSEIYGKGIEGARTQVQATKASVENLNLLQQGKGEIAFALGDSVKLAAEGNTEAGFPGKLDKLRGIAAIYPNYIQIVASKESGIKTLADLKGKSLSVGAPASGTELNARAIFAAAGLKYEDLGRVEYLPFAESVELIKNRQLDATLQSAGLGVASIRDLATSVPINVVAVPAEDVAKIGSPYISVVIPKGTYEGQTEDVATAAVGNFLVTRADVSDETAYQMTKLMFDHLDQLAAAHAAAKAIDPAKALNGMPVPLHPGAEKYYKEKGLLK; this comes from the coding sequence ATGCTCGATTTCAGGACGAAATTTGTTGCCGCCGGCGCGCTGGCGCTGTCGCTCGGCCTCGGCGCCATGTCGGCCGGGGCGCAGGAATTCATCAACGTGCTGACCGGCGGCACGTCGGGCGTCTATTATCCGCTCGGCGTCGCGCTGTCCGAGATTTACGGCAAGGGCATCGAAGGCGCCCGCACCCAGGTGCAGGCAACGAAGGCCTCGGTCGAGAACCTCAACCTGCTGCAGCAGGGCAAGGGCGAGATAGCCTTCGCGCTCGGCGATTCGGTGAAGCTCGCCGCCGAAGGCAACACCGAGGCTGGCTTTCCCGGCAAGCTCGACAAGTTGCGCGGCATTGCCGCCATCTATCCCAACTACATCCAGATCGTCGCCAGCAAGGAGTCCGGCATCAAGACGCTCGCCGACCTCAAGGGCAAGAGCCTGTCGGTCGGCGCGCCTGCTTCCGGCACCGAACTCAACGCCCGTGCCATTTTCGCCGCCGCCGGGCTGAAATATGAGGATCTCGGACGGGTAGAATATCTGCCCTTCGCCGAATCGGTGGAGCTGATCAAGAACCGCCAGCTCGACGCCACGCTGCAATCCGCGGGCCTCGGCGTCGCCTCGATCCGCGACCTCGCCACCTCGGTGCCGATCAACGTCGTCGCCGTGCCGGCCGAGGACGTCGCCAAGATCGGCTCGCCCTATATTTCGGTGGTCATTCCCAAGGGAACCTATGAGGGCCAGACGGAAGATGTCGCGACCGCCGCTGTGGGTAATTTCCTCGTCACCAGGGCCGACGTTTCCGACGAGACCGCCTATCAGATGACCAAGCTGATGTTCGACCATCTCGATCAGCTCGCCGCCGCCCATGCCGCCGCCAAGGCGATCGATCCGGCCAAGGCGCTCAACGGCATGCCGGTGCCGCTGCATCCCGGCGCGGAGAAATATTACAAGGAAAAAGGGCTGCTGAAATAA
- a CDS encoding TRAP transporter permease, whose translation MSEAKSGTTSGGNSATFHLPVVEEQVEGLPPGFGEGIAGKAAFLIAVAFSVFQIYIAAYGSLPSQVVRAMHVGFLLLLGFGLIANLRATGMAAKTAFWTLGGLGFATGLYNWVFYTDLIRRSGFLTAPDLIVGTLLVVLVFEAARRLMGLPLAVIAFIFIAYCFVGNHLPPPFVHRGYDFAQLVDTFAYGTEGIYGTPVYVSAAYIFIFVVFAAFLERAGMIALFNDFALGLVGSWRGGPAQVCVLSSALMGTISGSGVANVVASGQFTIPLMKRFGFRSAFAGAVEATSSMGGQIMPPVMGAVAFIMAETLNIAYAEVVKAAIIPALLYFGACFWQVHLEAGKAGLRGMAKGDLPNPWEAVGKHWPLVLPLAVLVYLLFAGYTPIFAGTMGLALTIVLILGTPLAALIGPFAFRVVFWLALGLAAASFMRFGVDSLGLVIAALIIACFTFRGGRETLRICVDSLAEGAKNALPVGIACAIVGIVIGTLTLTGIASTFIGWIISIGENNLFLSLVLTMLTCLVLGMGIPTIPNYIITSSLAGPALLSLGVPLIVSHMFVFYFGIMADLTPPVALAAFAAAPMARESGLKIGIQATKLAIAGFVVPFMAVYTPALMLQDAGPIAASFGYPVEVAYIVVKACMGIVLWGAAAVGFLARRMAWWERLVAFAAGVLLVAALPLTDETGWALALVWIGWHCWRANQASVRDAA comes from the coding sequence ATGAGCGAAGCAAAGTCTGGAACGACAAGCGGCGGCAACTCGGCCACTTTTCATCTCCCTGTCGTCGAGGAGCAAGTCGAGGGCCTGCCGCCGGGCTTCGGCGAAGGTATCGCCGGGAAGGCGGCCTTCCTGATTGCCGTCGCCTTTTCCGTTTTCCAGATCTACATCGCCGCCTATGGCAGCCTGCCCAGCCAGGTGGTGCGAGCCATGCATGTCGGCTTCCTGCTGCTGCTTGGCTTCGGCCTGATCGCCAATCTGCGCGCCACCGGCATGGCGGCGAAAACCGCTTTTTGGACGCTCGGTGGGCTGGGCTTCGCCACCGGCCTCTACAATTGGGTGTTCTATACCGATCTCATCCGCCGCTCCGGCTTCCTCACCGCGCCGGACCTGATCGTCGGCACGCTGCTGGTGGTGCTGGTCTTCGAGGCGGCGCGGCGGCTGATGGGGCTGCCGCTCGCGGTCATCGCCTTCATCTTCATCGCCTATTGCTTCGTCGGCAATCATCTGCCGCCGCCCTTCGTCCATCGCGGCTACGATTTCGCCCAACTGGTCGACACCTTCGCCTATGGCACCGAGGGCATATACGGCACGCCGGTCTATGTTTCGGCGGCTTACATCTTCATCTTCGTGGTCTTCGCGGCCTTCCTCGAGCGCGCCGGCATGATCGCGCTGTTCAACGATTTCGCGCTCGGCCTGGTCGGCTCCTGGCGCGGCGGCCCGGCCCAGGTCTGCGTGCTCTCCTCGGCGCTGATGGGCACCATCTCCGGTTCGGGCGTCGCCAATGTGGTGGCTAGCGGCCAGTTCACCATCCCGCTGATGAAGCGCTTCGGCTTCCGCTCGGCCTTTGCCGGGGCCGTCGAGGCGACCTCCTCGATGGGCGGCCAGATCATGCCGCCGGTGATGGGCGCGGTCGCCTTCATCATGGCCGAGACGCTGAACATCGCCTATGCCGAGGTGGTGAAGGCGGCGATCATTCCGGCGCTGCTCTATTTCGGCGCCTGTTTCTGGCAGGTGCATCTGGAGGCCGGCAAGGCCGGCCTGCGCGGCATGGCCAAGGGTGACCTGCCCAACCCCTGGGAAGCGGTTGGAAAGCACTGGCCGCTGGTGCTGCCGCTCGCCGTTCTCGTCTATCTTCTGTTTGCCGGCTACACGCCGATCTTCGCCGGTACGATGGGTCTGGCGCTGACCATCGTGCTGATCCTCGGCACGCCGCTGGCGGCCTTGATCGGACCGTTCGCCTTCCGCGTCGTCTTCTGGCTGGCGCTTGGCCTTGCCGCCGCCTCCTTCATGCGGTTCGGCGTCGATAGCCTCGGCCTGGTCATCGCGGCGCTCATCATCGCCTGCTTCACGTTCAGGGGTGGGCGCGAGACGCTGCGCATCTGTGTCGACTCGCTGGCCGAAGGGGCGAAGAACGCGCTGCCGGTCGGCATCGCCTGCGCCATCGTCGGCATCGTCATCGGCACGCTGACGCTGACCGGCATCGCCTCGACCTTCATCGGCTGGATCATCTCCATCGGCGAGAACAATCTGTTCCTGTCGCTGGTGCTGACCATGCTTACCTGCCTGGTGCTCGGCATGGGCATCCCGACCATCCCCAACTACATCATCACCTCCTCCCTGGCCGGTCCGGCGCTGCTGTCGCTCGGCGTGCCGCTCATCGTCAGCCACATGTTCGTTTTCTATTTCGGCATCATGGCCGACCTCACCCCGCCGGTGGCGCTTGCCGCCTTCGCCGCCGCTCCCATGGCCAGGGAAAGCGGCCTCAAGATCGGCATCCAGGCGACCAAGCTCGCCATCGCCGGCTTCGTCGTGCCGTTCATGGCGGTCTACACGCCGGCGCTGATGCTGCAGGATGCCGGCCCGATCGCGGCTTCGTTCGGTTATCCCGTCGAGGTCGCCTACATCGTCGTCAAGGCCTGCATGGGTATCGTGCTCTGGGGCGCCGCCGCCGTCGGCTTCCTTGCCCGCCGCATGGCCTGGTGGGAGCGCTTGGTCGCGTTCGCCGCCGGCGTGCTTCTGGTGGCGGCGCTGCCGCTTACCGACGAGACCGGCTGGGCGCTGGCGTTGGTATGGATCGGCTGGCATTGCTGGCGCGCCAACCAGGCTTCGGTAAGGGACGCTGCGTGA
- a CDS encoding IS256 family transposase: MTKIEDKSAIAAVKDILLSNPDGLHEVIRAVMQEVLEAEMDEALGASKSERTPERLGYRSGYYGRTLVTRVGKLELRVPQDRQGRFSTELFERYQRSERALVATLAEMYVQGVSTRKVKAITEELCGHAFSASSISAINKRLDESLKAFAERPLQEPFAYLVLDARYEKVREAGIVMSQAVLIAVGIDWDGRRQILAVEMANRESRSAWKDFLVALKARGLRGVELVVSDDHAGLVAAIGEVIPEAAWQRCYVHFLRNALDHLPRKHGDDCLQELRWLYDRRDLAEAKADLAAWLAKWSGRYPRLTTWVEETIERTLTFFRLPRQHHKHLKSTNMLERLNEEIRRRTYVVRIFPNAESCLRLVRALAVETNENWMEANRYINMDDLREHKKLALRQAA; the protein is encoded by the coding sequence ATGACCAAGATCGAAGATAAATCCGCCATAGCTGCCGTCAAAGACATTCTGCTTTCGAACCCGGATGGGCTGCACGAAGTGATCCGCGCAGTGATGCAGGAGGTCCTCGAGGCCGAGATGGACGAGGCGCTGGGCGCTTCGAAGAGCGAACGGACACCGGAGCGGCTCGGCTATCGCTCTGGGTATTACGGCCGCACGCTTGTCACCCGTGTCGGCAAGCTGGAGCTGCGGGTTCCGCAGGACCGGCAGGGGCGCTTCTCCACCGAGCTGTTCGAGCGCTACCAGCGCTCCGAGCGGGCCTTGGTGGCGACGCTTGCCGAGATGTACGTGCAAGGCGTGTCGACCCGCAAGGTCAAGGCGATCACCGAGGAGCTGTGCGGGCATGCCTTCTCGGCCTCGTCGATCTCGGCCATCAACAAACGGCTGGACGAAAGCCTGAAGGCCTTTGCCGAGCGCCCGCTTCAAGAGCCCTTTGCTTACCTCGTGCTCGATGCCCGCTACGAGAAGGTGCGCGAGGCCGGCATCGTCATGAGCCAGGCGGTGCTGATCGCGGTCGGCATCGACTGGGACGGGCGGCGCCAGATCCTGGCCGTGGAGATGGCCAATCGCGAGAGCCGCTCGGCCTGGAAGGACTTCCTCGTGGCGCTCAAGGCGCGCGGTCTTAGGGGCGTCGAGTTGGTTGTCTCCGACGACCATGCCGGTCTGGTCGCGGCGATCGGCGAGGTGATTCCGGAAGCGGCCTGGCAACGCTGCTACGTGCACTTCCTCAGGAACGCGCTCGATCACCTGCCGCGCAAGCACGGCGACGACTGCCTGCAGGAGCTCAGATGGCTCTACGACCGGCGCGATCTCGCCGAGGCCAAGGCCGATCTCGCCGCGTGGCTGGCCAAATGGTCGGGCCGCTATCCGCGGCTGACGACGTGGGTGGAGGAGACCATCGAGCGCACGCTGACCTTCTTTCGCCTGCCGCGCCAGCACCACAAGCACCTGAAGTCGACCAACATGCTGGAACGCCTCAACGAAGAGATCAGGCGCCGCACCTATGTCGTGCGCATCTTTCCCAACGCCGAAAGCTGCCTGCGCCTGGTCAGGGCGCTGGCCGTCGAAACCAACGAAAACTGGATGGAGGCCAACCGCTACATCAACATGGACGACCTGCGCGAGCATAAGAAGCTCGCTCTGCGCCAAGCCGCATGA